From a region of the Cardiocondyla obscurior isolate alpha-2009 linkage group LG28, Cobs3.1, whole genome shotgun sequence genome:
- the LOC139112362 gene encoding serine-rich adhesin for platelets-like, which produces MNDEIISQFNVGSNIPFADENAINVDGGTSRLVTSWITSKGLTNAEEDTCSRNVQNFTTFRASGLSARRDLPASDDGKMLNHRRELSRQRYARQSSAKTDQSEEIESAASRFENAVTKYQKPKPRPRRQISKERQQQQQQQSNYSSSDESVARNKSKSTSSIDTQSVNNILDEYEDLDYRRSSDLSDVGNISVTNFEAIMMDQQKRQQIKSRQIKPGSSAKIQIKSIPTRERFQPVLKVNQQTQVRQRSRDRQKDSNRGHQDTCCTSPPATIAAIESGRSKMPEILLRKGEVQKRVDEWLNQAHSQNFSVTREKPLTRSNSSAEQKSQRRYRGQDSKSRSSIDEARDRLNGGTSSSYDDLTRVNRRIERGRPEKVNVGVNTSRGTYKEYLAVKSKQQDYGYNPQLSTTSSRSGDSNPTSRIPQRGLLSSSFKSKRVEADFEEKTASRIANLTKATSESDDRTIVNSNSKTIQVSTGTTVTATTTMTSSIISYRRPSLKRSENVNENCAVTAAHSLVKEEMDPSCEPGPSKGPSLPGGSLSDQGEPISPNKDGESRRQAAAASGPTLRPVAADKTVEAACKSTEVSTRCAANYPRSSSSRLASTADSDRVIAIELPRRRLQFSSDVRKEPRSIDQSRQESPIYGLAVSARVRAFQGQTDSRTPRSRCCQIAGTSMEVKRPPALPRRDLGASPSRDIGSQNQTKMSIGILPSSFKPNNRVYTAISDSQQSNEQNAARSKIAVCENVPSIKIIRYASPDHVEKIYERSLQPQVIHTDNLESIFRSSLQVSPYGEKIGISKLDRESTVTKETSPAFENESYDKTGKSRHEHLETIEEDERKSEGSACRYPEIGLKQCLKVQKSLPNGKSKESPDKKKDVSIYVKWNQQQQVVLNEPAKTFGTFQSASFCQSNVKSNVKSRSPEVKESRCREEIEHDLDESTTIFQEPADDYGSTSREDQDHLTIHSRENSNLSTATIPVDELESQRGSRLKAEEDPSRNKFQHGEKLQDRAVEETVKNVSERGAVVNEVLVKNLQFEQDLPENPAEQTRPDYVIQQVNFHNILCDDYENEKLRNKKLTKEEMEHQRLIDMLKKGNLEMLKMVSSTQIFYIK; this is translated from the coding sequence ATGAAcgatgaaataatttcgcagTTTAACGTCGGCAGCAACATTCCCTTTGCTGACGAGAATGCGATTAACGTGGACGGAGGTACATCTCGTCTGGTCACTTCATGGATCACGTCGAAGGGGTTGACGAACGCCGAGGAGGATACGTGCTCGCGGAACGTGCAAAACTTCACGACCTTTCGGGCTTCCGGTCTATCGGCGAGACGGGACTTGCCGGCGTCTGACGACGGCAAGATGCTCAATCATCGGCGGGAGTTGTCTCGGCAACGTTATGCGCGTCAATCGTCTGCGAAGACAGATCAAAGCGAAGAGATCGAAAGTGCAGCGTCGCGCTTCGAGAATGCAGTAACAAAATACCAGAAGCCGAAGCCACGTCCCAGGCGGCAGATCAGCAAAGAGcgccagcagcagcagcagcagcaaagCAATTACTCGAGTAGCGACGAGAgcgtcgcgcgaaataaatcaaaGAGTACTAGCTCGATCGACACGCAGTCGGTGAATAATATTTTGGACGAATACGAGGACTTGGATTATCGCAGATCGTCGGATTTAAGTGACGTCGGCAATATCAGCGTGACGAATTTCGAGGCGATAATGATGGATCAACAAAAACGGCAGCAGATTAAGTCAAGGCAGATCAAGCCAGGGTCGAGCGCAAAGATTCAGATTAAATCTATTCcgacgagagagagatttCAGCCGGTGTTAAAGGTGAACCAGCAGACTCAAGTGAGGCAGCGTTCGCGGGACAGACAAAAAGACTCTAACAGAGGACATCAAGATACCTGTTGTACTTCACCGCCGGCTACAATAGCCGCAATCGAGAGCGGCCGCTCGAAAATGCCCGAGATCTTGTTGCGCAAAGGAGAGGTCCAGAAGAGGGTGGACGAATGGTTGAATCAGGCGCACAGCCAAAACTTTTCGGTAACTCGTGAAAAACCCTTGACGAGGTCGAACAGCAGCGCCGAGCAGAAGAGCCAGCGAAGATATCGCGGTCAGGACTCAAAGTCTCGATCGTCGATCGACGAGGCGAGGGACAGGTTGAACGGAGGAACTTCGTCGAGTTACGACGATCTGACTCGCGTGAACCGCAGGATAGAACGCGGCAGGCCGGAGAAGGTAAACGTCGGTGTGAATACTAGTAGAGGCACATACAAAGAGTACTTGGCGGTGAAGAGTAAACAGCAGGATTACGGCTACAACCCTCAGTTAAGCACTACATCATCGAGATCCGGAGATTCAAATCCTACCTCAAGGATCCCTCAAAGGGGACTTCTCAGCTCGAGCTTCAAATCTAAACGCGTTGAAGCGGATTTCGAAGAGAAAACCGCGAGTAGAATTGCGAATTTGACGAAAGCGACAAGCGAGTCCGATGATAGAACGATTGTTAATAGTAATTCGAAGACGATTCAAGTGTCCACTGGTACGACGGTGacggcaacgacgacgatgacgtcgtcaattatttcttacagAAGACCGTCGTTGAAGCGTTCTGAAAATGTGAATGAAAACTGTGCGGTGACAGCGGCACACTCGCTTGTTAAGGAAGAGATGGACCCGTCATGCGAGCCAGGCCCCTCGAAGGGCCCATCGTTGCCCGGAGGCAGCCTTAGCGACCAAGGCGAGCCGATCTCACCAAATAAGGACGGAGAAAGTAGGCGGCAAGCTGCTGCGGCAAGCGGGCCGACGCTGCGACCCGTCGCTGCCGATAAAACGGTCGAAGCGGCCTGTAAATCGACGGAAGTGTCGACAAGATGCGCCGCAAACTATCCTCGAAGTAGCTCGTCGAGGCTCGCTTCGACGGCGGACTCTGACCGCGTTATCGCAATAGAATTGCCGAGACGTCGACTTCAGTTTTCCAGCGACGTCCGTAAGGAGCCCAGATCGATCGATCAATCGCGGCAGGAGTCACCGATTTATGGCTTGGCTGTTAGCGCCCGTGTGCGAGCGTTTCAAGGTCAAACAGATTCGCGTACACCAAGATCAAGGTGCTGCCAGATCGCGGGAACGTCAATGGAGGTTAAAAGGCCACCAGCTTTACCGCGTAGGGATCTCGGTGCGTCTCCATCGCGAGATATCGGCTCGCAAAATCAAACGAAAATGTCGATCGGAATACTTCCGTCAAGTTTCAAGCCAAATAATAGAGTCTACACCGCAATTAGCGATTCACAACAGTCAAACGAGCAGAATGCCGCAAGATCAAAAATCGCCGTCTGCGAAAACGTTCCGTCTATTAAAATCATACGCTACGCTTCTCCCGATCACGtggaaaaaatttacgaacgGAGCTTGCAGCCGCAAGTGATTCATACCGATAATCTCGAGTCTATTTTTCGATCTTCCCTGCAAGTATCGCCTTACGGTGAAAAGATCGGAATTTCTAAACTGGATCGAGAGTCAACCGTAACGAAAGAAACGTCGCCGGCGTTCGAAAATGAGTCATACGATAAGACCGGAAAATCGCGACACGAGCATCTCGAGACAATCGAAGAGGACGAGCGGAAGAGCGAAGGCTCAGCTTGCAGGTATCCGGAGATCGGATTGAAGCAGTGTCTGAAGGTGCAGAAGAGTCTGCCGAACGGTAAATCGAAAGAGTCGCCAGACAAAAAGAAGGACGTTTCGATCTACGTTAAATGGAATCAACAGCAGCAGGTTGTGCTTAACGAACCCGCGAAAACTTTCGGCACTTTCCAGTCGGCATCGTTTTGTCAGAGCAACGTTAAATCGAACGTCAAGTCTCGATCGCCGGAGGTAAAAGAATCCAGATGTCGTGAAGAGATTGAACACGATCTAGACGAGTCAACGACAATCTTTCAAGAACCTGCGGATGATTACGGCAGCACGTCGCGAGAAGATCAGGATCACCTGACGATCCATTCGCGAGAGAACAGCAATCTGTCGACCGCTACTATTCCCGTGGACGAACTCGAGAGTCAGAGGGGATCGAGATTGAAGGCTGAGGAAGATCcttctcgaaataaatttcagcaCGGTGAAAAGTTACAAGATCGCGCAGTGGAAGAAACGGTGAAAAATGTTAGTGAACGTGGTGCCGTGGTCAACGAAGTTCTCGTTAAAAACCTGCAATTCGAGCAGGATCTGCCGGAAAATCCGGCCGAACAAACGAGACCGGATTATGTGATACAACAGGTGAATTTCCATAATATTTTGTGCGACGATTACGAAAACGAGAAGCTGAGAAATAAGAAACTTACAAAAGAAGAAATGGAACACCAAAGACTAATCGATATGCTG